A single window of Inquilinus sp. Marseille-Q2685 DNA harbors:
- a CDS encoding DUF1345 domain-containing protein, translating to MLRREAALLGSIRNHLRHHTRFYAGVLLGVALWFALGGSAGGPIAVVVAGDAFFGLYLAWTAVLAARATPDTIRRRADIDDEGLPLIVLITLIAAGLGIASIFSLMNQAEAPAALHLVLAIAGVALGWATLHTVFAFRYAHLYYGRAGVERGRRRDARGLEFPGDEEPGVWDFLYYAFIVGMTAQVSDVQVTDSYMRRLTLGHGVLSFVFNTVILALAVNIAAGLAH from the coding sequence ATGCTGCGAAGGGAGGCTGCCCTGCTCGGTTCGATCCGCAACCATCTGCGGCACCACACCCGCTTCTATGCCGGCGTGCTGCTGGGCGTGGCGCTGTGGTTCGCCCTGGGCGGCAGCGCCGGCGGGCCGATCGCCGTCGTCGTCGCCGGCGACGCCTTCTTCGGCCTGTATCTCGCCTGGACCGCCGTCCTGGCCGCACGGGCGACGCCCGACACCATCCGGCGCCGCGCCGACATCGACGACGAGGGCCTGCCGTTGATCGTGCTGATCACGCTGATCGCGGCCGGCCTCGGCATCGCCTCGATCTTCAGCCTGATGAACCAGGCGGAGGCGCCGGCGGCGCTGCATCTGGTCCTGGCGATCGCCGGCGTGGCGCTGGGCTGGGCCACGCTGCACACCGTCTTCGCCTTCCGCTACGCCCATCTCTACTACGGCAGGGCGGGCGTCGAGCGCGGCAGGCGCCGGGACGCGCGCGGGCTGGAGTTCCCCGGCGACGAGGAGCCGGGGGTGTGGGACTTCCTCTACTACGCCTTCATCGTCGGCATGACGGCCCAGGTCTCGGACGTCCAGGTGACGGATTCCTATATGCGCCGGCTGACCCTCGGCCACGGCGTGCTGTCCTTCGTCTTCAACACCGTGATCCTGGCGCTGGCGGTCAATATCGCGGCTGGCCTGGCCCATTGA
- a CDS encoding ABC transporter permease subunit codes for MTDATIGTLPAAKPIKGRSLWQDAWRRLRGNKAAIASAAVLAIIAIACIVGPYLLPWGLDEVDYTAFTAPPTFAASADGTAAHYFGTEANGRDLLVRTLYGGQISLMVGIVGTLVSLVIGVAYGATSGFLGGRVDSMMMRVVDVLYSLPFMFFVILLMVFFGRHIFLIFVAIGAVNWLDMARIVRGQTLSIKRKEYIEAAHACGVSSWGIIRKHVIPNTLGPVIVYMSLTVPQVILLESFLSFLGLGVQEPMTSWGVLISEGARSMTIAWWMLVFPAVFLAVTLFCLNFIGDGLRDALDPRDR; via the coding sequence ATGACCGACGCCACCATCGGGACCCTTCCCGCCGCCAAGCCGATCAAGGGCCGCAGCCTGTGGCAGGACGCCTGGCGGCGCCTGCGCGGCAACAAGGCGGCCATCGCCAGCGCCGCGGTGCTGGCGATCATCGCCATCGCCTGCATCGTCGGGCCCTATCTGCTGCCCTGGGGCCTGGACGAGGTCGACTACACCGCCTTCACCGCGCCCCCGACCTTCGCGGCCTCGGCCGACGGCACGGCCGCGCATTATTTCGGCACCGAGGCCAACGGCCGCGACCTCCTGGTCCGCACCCTCTATGGCGGCCAGATTTCGCTGATGGTCGGCATCGTCGGCACCCTGGTCAGCCTGGTGATCGGCGTGGCCTACGGCGCCACCTCCGGCTTCCTGGGCGGGCGGGTCGACAGCATGATGATGCGCGTCGTCGACGTGCTGTATTCGCTGCCGTTCATGTTCTTCGTCATCCTGCTGATGGTGTTCTTCGGCCGGCACATCTTCCTGATCTTCGTCGCCATCGGCGCGGTGAACTGGCTGGACATGGCGCGCATCGTCCGGGGCCAGACCCTGTCGATCAAGCGCAAGGAATATATCGAGGCGGCGCATGCCTGCGGCGTGTCGAGCTGGGGCATCATCCGCAAGCACGTGATCCCGAACACGCTCGGCCCCGTCATCGTCTACATGTCGCTGACCGTGCCGCAGGTGATCCTGCTGGAAAGCTTCCTGTCCTTCCTCGGCCTCGGGGTGCAGGAGCCGATGACCAGCTGGGGCGTGCTGATCTCGGAAGGCGCCCGCAGCATGACCATCGCCTGGTGGATGCTGGTGTTCCCGGCCGTCTTCCTGGCCGTCACCCTGTTCTGCCTCAACTTCATCGGGGACGGGCTGCGCGACGCCCTCGACCCGCGCGATCGCTGA
- a CDS encoding ABC transporter ATP-binding protein, with amino-acid sequence MTATLVTTPTPSAGTVASAPAQAETILAIRNLVTRFQTGDGVVAAVNGISLDIAAGETLGVVGESGSGKSQLFMSVMGLLASNGRATGSVQYRGQEILGLPPAKLNRFRGSKMSMIFQDPMTSLNPYLPIARQMTEVLVQHKGMTQAQALKRSVEMLDLVRIPEAKRRIGMYPHEFSGGMRQRVMIAMALLCQPDLLIADEPTTALDVTVQAQILDLMRDLKREFNTSIVLITHDLGVIAGLADRVMVMYAGNVVETGSVRDIFYTPQHPYTGGLLQSMPRLNSDRHAELPSIGGQPPNLQNLPPGCNFQPRCRYAHARCVAEEPLLRPCGGTEASDVRRAKACHLTQLPLTEADRAVIDADRAARTRH; translated from the coding sequence ATGACCGCTACTCTCGTGACCACCCCCACCCCGAGCGCCGGCACCGTGGCCTCCGCCCCCGCCCAGGCCGAGACCATCCTGGCGATCCGCAATCTCGTCACCCGCTTCCAGACCGGCGACGGCGTCGTCGCCGCGGTGAACGGCATCTCGCTCGACATCGCCGCCGGGGAAACCCTCGGCGTCGTCGGCGAGAGCGGATCGGGCAAGAGCCAGCTGTTCATGTCGGTGATGGGCCTGCTGGCCTCGAACGGCCGCGCCACCGGCAGCGTCCAGTATCGCGGGCAGGAGATCCTGGGCCTGCCCCCGGCGAAGCTGAACCGCTTCCGCGGCTCGAAGATGTCGATGATCTTCCAGGATCCGATGACGTCGCTGAACCCCTATCTGCCGATCGCCCGGCAGATGACCGAGGTGCTGGTGCAGCACAAGGGCATGACCCAGGCCCAGGCGCTGAAGCGCTCGGTCGAGATGCTGGACCTGGTCCGCATCCCGGAGGCGAAGCGCCGCATCGGCATGTATCCGCACGAATTCTCGGGCGGCATGCGCCAGCGCGTGATGATCGCCATGGCCCTTCTGTGCCAGCCGGACCTGCTGATCGCGGACGAGCCGACCACCGCGCTGGACGTCACCGTCCAGGCTCAGATCCTGGACCTGATGCGCGACCTGAAGCGCGAGTTCAACACCTCGATCGTGCTGATCACCCACGATCTCGGCGTCATCGCCGGCCTGGCCGACCGGGTGATGGTGATGTATGCCGGCAACGTGGTCGAGACCGGGTCGGTGCGGGACATCTTCTACACCCCGCAGCACCCCTACACCGGGGGGCTGCTGCAGAGCATGCCGCGGCTGAACTCCGACCGCCATGCCGAGCTGCCGTCGATCGGCGGCCAGCCGCCGAACCTGCAGAACCTGCCGCCGGGCTGCAACTTCCAGCCGCGCTGCCGCTACGCCCATGCCCGCTGCGTGGCGGAGGAGCCGCTACTGCGCCCCTGCGGCGGCACTGAGGCCAGCGATGTGCGGCGGGCCAAGGCCTGCCACCTGACGCAGCTGCCCCTGACCGAGGCCGACCGCGCCGTCATCGACGCCGATCGCGCCGCCCGGACCCGTCATTGA
- a CDS encoding peptide ABC transporter substrate-binding protein, which translates to MHSFTKILARGLLAAVLLGGVSSAALAEMVLNRGNGSEPETLDVHKSSGVPESFIQMDLYEGLLMADAKGEPVPGQAESWTVSDDGLTYTFKLRQNAKWSDGTPVTADDWVFSMRRLIDPKTASDYGYFLDQVVNARDIRLGQNGKTLEDLGVKAIDDHTLEVKLVAPTPYFLSSLLHHSTHPISKANYEKFGDDFVKPGNMVSNGAYMLAEAVPQGYVKVVKNPHYWDAANVKIDTVMFYPTEDIDAELQRFKAGELDMTYELPSQQIPTLKKEIPDQIHITPYFGTYFYAFNMTKEPWKSNADLRRALYLAIDRDTLIKHVTQADQLPAYSFVPPGTDNYPGFEPDVAKMTQAERDAQAKELFAKAGYGPDKPLKLEITYNTSENHKKVAVAIAAMWKKTLGVDVTLQNQEWGTFQETRDKKQFPDIARHGWIGDYNDANNFLELETAYIGEQNTSGYDNPKYDELMKKAGLETDLAKRGELMVEAEKMMIQDLPIIPIYFYTTKHAVSPAVKGWQDNVQDYHLSRWLSVER; encoded by the coding sequence ATGCACAGCTTCACCAAGATCCTGGCGCGCGGGCTGCTGGCCGCCGTCCTCCTGGGCGGCGTTTCGAGCGCGGCCCTGGCCGAGATGGTGCTCAACCGCGGCAACGGCTCCGAGCCGGAGACGCTGGACGTCCATAAATCCTCGGGCGTGCCTGAATCCTTCATCCAGATGGACCTCTATGAGGGCCTTCTGATGGCCGACGCCAAGGGCGAGCCGGTTCCCGGCCAAGCCGAGAGCTGGACCGTCTCCGACGACGGCCTGACCTACACCTTCAAGCTGCGCCAGAACGCGAAATGGTCGGACGGCACCCCGGTGACCGCCGACGACTGGGTGTTCTCGATGCGCCGGCTGATCGACCCGAAGACCGCCAGCGACTACGGCTACTTCCTCGACCAGGTCGTCAATGCCCGCGACATCCGCCTGGGCCAGAACGGCAAGACGCTCGAGGATCTCGGCGTCAAGGCGATCGACGACCATACCCTCGAGGTCAAGCTGGTGGCGCCGACCCCGTACTTCCTGTCGTCTCTGCTGCACCACTCGACCCACCCGATCAGCAAGGCCAATTACGAGAAGTTCGGCGACGACTTCGTCAAGCCGGGCAACATGGTCTCGAACGGCGCCTACATGCTGGCCGAGGCGGTGCCGCAGGGCTACGTCAAGGTGGTCAAGAACCCGCATTACTGGGACGCGGCGAACGTCAAGATCGACACGGTCATGTTCTATCCGACCGAGGACATCGACGCCGAGCTGCAGCGCTTCAAGGCCGGCGAGCTCGACATGACCTATGAGCTGCCGAGCCAGCAGATCCCGACCCTGAAGAAGGAAATCCCGGACCAGATCCACATCACGCCGTATTTCGGCACTTACTTCTACGCCTTCAACATGACCAAGGAGCCGTGGAAGAGCAACGCCGACCTGCGGCGCGCCCTGTATCTGGCGATCGACCGCGACACGCTGATCAAGCACGTGACTCAGGCCGATCAGCTGCCCGCCTACAGCTTCGTGCCGCCAGGCACCGACAACTACCCGGGCTTCGAGCCCGACGTGGCGAAGATGACCCAGGCCGAGCGCGACGCGCAGGCCAAGGAGCTGTTCGCCAAGGCCGGCTACGGCCCGGACAAGCCGCTGAAGCTGGAGATCACCTACAACACCAGCGAGAACCACAAGAAGGTGGCGGTCGCCATCGCCGCGATGTGGAAGAAGACGCTGGGCGTCGACGTCACGCTGCAGAACCAGGAATGGGGCACCTTCCAGGAGACCCGCGACAAGAAGCAGTTCCCGGACATCGCCCGCCACGGCTGGATCGGCGACTACAACGACGCCAACAACTTCCTGGAGCTGGAGACCGCCTATATCGGCGAGCAGAACACCTCGGGTTACGACAATCCGAAGTATGACGAGCTGATGAAGAAGGCCGGCCTCGAGACCGATCTCGCCAAGCGCGGCGAGCTGATGGTCGAGGCCGAGAAGATGATGATCCAGGATCTGCCGATCATCCCGATCTACTTCTACACCACCAAGCATGCCGTTTCGCCCGCGGTGAAGGGCTGGCAGGACAACGTGCAGGACTACCACCTGTCGCGCTGGCTGTCCGTCGAGCGGTAA
- a CDS encoding DJ-1/PfpI family protein has product MQNDKPLAGKTIAILVSNGFEEVQMTEPQRALLAAGATLKIVSTEQGLVNGWHEKAWGHYFAVDVPLSNALAADFDAVLIPGGERGVAKLAANPHTKRILRGFADAGKPIAALGGAPQLLALSERIQGRTVVASDSVRETLEAAGAKLVDDTVVVDGNLITARDDLDMEAFKASIVEHFTTVAASLAAAA; this is encoded by the coding sequence ATGCAGAACGACAAGCCTCTCGCCGGCAAGACGATCGCCATCCTCGTGTCGAACGGGTTCGAGGAAGTCCAGATGACCGAGCCGCAGCGGGCCCTGCTCGCCGCCGGCGCCACCCTGAAGATCGTCTCGACCGAGCAGGGGCTGGTCAATGGCTGGCACGAGAAGGCGTGGGGCCACTACTTCGCCGTCGACGTGCCGCTGTCGAACGCGCTGGCCGCGGATTTCGACGCCGTCCTGATCCCGGGCGGTGAGCGCGGCGTGGCCAAGCTGGCCGCCAACCCGCACACCAAGCGCATCCTCCGCGGCTTCGCCGATGCCGGCAAGCCGATCGCCGCCCTGGGCGGCGCGCCGCAGCTGCTGGCGCTGTCCGAGCGGATCCAGGGCCGCACCGTGGTCGCCAGCGACAGCGTCCGCGAGACGCTCGAGGCCGCCGGCGCCAAGCTGGTCGACGACACCGTGGTGGTCGACGGCAACCTGATCACCGCCCGCGACGACCTCGACATGGAGGCGTTCAAGGCCTCGATCGTCGAGCACTTCACGACCGTCGCCGCCTCGCTGGCCGCGGCCGCCTGA
- a CDS encoding aminotransferase produces the protein MKPGNAIFSGLGTTVFEVMSRLARQHGAVNLGQGFPDGKGPEDVLRVAASAVTDGWNQYPPMLGLPELRQAVAAHEKRFYGLEVDPDSEVVVTSGATEALAGALFALIEPGDEVVLFEPLYDAYLPLVRRAGGVPKFVHLTPPDWSFDRAALACAFSPRTKAVLFNNPLNPAAKVFGAAELDLLAEFVEGSDAYVICDEVYEHLVFDGRRHQPLIARPGMRKRCLKIGSAGKTFSLTGWKVGYVTAAPALAALLGKAHQFLTFTTPPNLQAAVAYGLAKGDDYYGGFVAELQGKRDRFAAGLARLGLVALPCDGTYFVNLDIGSTGFNGDDQAFCRHLIEEVGVAAIPVSAFYAESPLSTVARFCFAKQDSVLDEALARLAKRFG, from the coding sequence ATGAAGCCCGGAAACGCCATCTTCTCCGGCCTCGGCACCACCGTGTTCGAGGTCATGTCCCGGCTGGCGCGGCAGCACGGCGCCGTCAATCTCGGCCAGGGCTTCCCGGACGGGAAGGGGCCGGAGGACGTGCTGCGGGTCGCGGCATCCGCCGTGACCGACGGCTGGAACCAGTACCCGCCGATGCTGGGCCTGCCGGAGCTGCGCCAGGCCGTGGCGGCGCATGAGAAGCGCTTCTACGGGCTCGAGGTCGACCCCGACAGCGAGGTCGTGGTCACCTCCGGCGCCACCGAGGCACTGGCGGGGGCCTTGTTCGCGCTGATCGAGCCGGGCGACGAAGTGGTGCTGTTCGAGCCGCTCTACGATGCCTATCTGCCGCTGGTCCGCCGGGCCGGGGGCGTGCCGAAATTCGTGCATCTGACTCCGCCCGACTGGTCCTTCGACCGGGCGGCCCTGGCCTGCGCCTTCTCGCCCAGGACCAAGGCGGTGCTGTTCAACAACCCGCTGAACCCGGCGGCCAAGGTGTTCGGCGCGGCCGAGCTCGACCTCCTCGCCGAGTTCGTCGAGGGCTCCGACGCCTATGTCATCTGCGACGAGGTCTATGAGCACCTGGTGTTCGACGGGCGGCGGCATCAGCCGCTGATCGCCCGGCCCGGCATGCGCAAGCGCTGCCTGAAGATCGGCTCGGCCGGCAAGACCTTCTCCCTGACCGGCTGGAAGGTCGGCTACGTCACCGCGGCGCCGGCGCTGGCGGCTCTGCTGGGCAAGGCGCACCAGTTCCTGACCTTCACCACGCCGCCGAACCTGCAGGCCGCCGTGGCCTACGGCCTGGCCAAGGGCGACGACTACTATGGGGGCTTCGTCGCCGAACTGCAGGGCAAGCGCGACCGCTTCGCCGCCGGGCTCGCGCGGCTCGGGCTGGTGGCGCTGCCCTGCGACGGCACCTATTTCGTCAATCTGGACATCGGTTCGACCGGCTTCAACGGCGACGACCAGGCCTTCTGCCGGCACCTGATCGAGGAGGTCGGCGTCGCCGCCATCCCGGTCTCGGCCTTCTACGCCGAGTCCCCGCTCTCGACCGTCGCCCGCTTCTGCTTCGCCAAGCAGGATTCGGTGCTGGACGAGGCATTGGCGCGGCTGGCGAAACGGTTCGGCTGA
- a CDS encoding ABC transporter ATP-binding protein yields the protein MTDILQTTDRPAEGKTILSVRDLRVHFSMPKRHLWSSHRDSLKAVDGISFDLKAGETLGIVGESGCGKSTLGRAVLQLIPPTAGQVVWMGENIANLDSHAMREKRQDLQIIFQDPLASLNPRMTVGEIIGEPLDVFEGKLSRKERRAKVEEIMGLVGLRPEMINRYPHEFSGGQAQRIGIARAMILNPKLIVCDEPVSALDVSIQSQIVNLLMRLQRQFGLSLIFISHDLSVVRHISHRIMVLYLGKLAEIADRDDIYDNPRHPYTQALISAVPLPDPDAERSKKRIVLTGDLPSPLNPPSGCYFRTRCPKAQDLCAQVAPQLTEVGSPGHQAACHFWDTPTPARREEAA from the coding sequence ATGACCGATATCCTGCAGACGACCGACCGCCCGGCCGAGGGCAAGACGATCCTGTCGGTGCGCGACCTGCGCGTGCATTTCTCGATGCCGAAGCGGCATCTCTGGTCCAGCCACCGCGACAGCCTGAAGGCGGTCGACGGCATCAGCTTCGACCTCAAGGCCGGCGAGACGCTCGGCATCGTCGGCGAATCCGGCTGCGGCAAGTCGACCCTCGGCCGCGCCGTGCTGCAGCTGATCCCGCCGACCGCGGGCCAGGTGGTGTGGATGGGCGAGAACATCGCCAATCTCGACAGCCATGCGATGCGCGAGAAGCGGCAGGATCTGCAGATCATCTTCCAGGACCCGCTGGCCTCGCTGAACCCGCGCATGACGGTGGGCGAGATCATCGGCGAGCCGCTCGACGTGTTCGAGGGCAAGCTGAGCCGGAAGGAGCGCCGGGCCAAGGTCGAGGAGATCATGGGCCTGGTCGGCCTGCGGCCGGAGATGATTAACCGCTATCCGCACGAATTCTCCGGCGGCCAGGCGCAGCGCATCGGCATCGCCCGGGCGATGATCCTGAACCCGAAGCTGATCGTGTGTGACGAGCCGGTCTCGGCCCTGGACGTCTCGATCCAGAGCCAGATCGTCAACCTGCTGATGCGGCTGCAGCGCCAGTTCGGCCTGTCGCTGATCTTCATCAGCCACGACCTGTCGGTGGTACGGCACATCAGCCACCGGATCATGGTGCTGTATCTCGGCAAGCTGGCCGAGATCGCCGACCGCGACGACATCTACGACAACCCGCGCCACCCCTACACCCAGGCGCTGATCTCGGCGGTGCCGCTGCCCGACCCGGATGCGGAGCGCAGCAAGAAGCGGATCGTGCTGACCGGCGACCTGCCGAGCCCGCTGAACCCGCCCTCCGGCTGCTATTTCCGCACCCGCTGCCCGAAGGCGCAGGACCTGTGCGCCCAGGTGGCGCCACAGCTGACCGAGGTCGGCAGCCCCGGCCACCAGGCCGCCTGCCACTTCTGGGACACCCCGACCCCGGCCCGGCGCGAGGAGGCGGCGTAG
- a CDS encoding calcium-binding protein, which yields MADIPTLDDDVIYGTAGPDAIDALAGDDHVEGLDGDDTLAGNDGNDFILGGDGNDTVKGGSGTDYLHGGSGDDHLSGDGEADTLIGAEGNDLIDGGDGGDYLDGSTGDDIIYGGLGSDQIYGGDGLDILVGNAGGDTLDGGAGTDLLSGYEGDDLVLGGAGDDVLAGGLDQDALHGGDGKDSIDGGEGNDEAHGDAGDDAISGSLGDDRLFGDAGKDIILGGDGADTIDGGADNDTVEAGAGNDQIDGGTGNDLLRGGTGSDILTGGDGNDTLVGNSGADIATGGVGDDVYYIDNRCDVVNEQPGEGSDWVVTCYSTTLDSTVQNIENIQFYGLWGLTAIGNAGANRLVGNDGNNKLAGLAGNDVLSGGLGADMLDGGAGKDTLTGGAGTDTFRFMAPAESAVGADRDVITDFTAGEDKINLSYIDAIAGVSGNQGFSFIGGAVFSGHAGELRFAGGIVSGDVNGDGHADFEIGVSVAALTATDFVL from the coding sequence ATGGCAGATATTCCGACACTCGATGACGATGTGATCTACGGCACCGCGGGTCCGGATGCGATCGATGCCCTGGCAGGCGACGATCACGTCGAAGGGCTCGACGGCGACGACACCTTGGCCGGCAACGACGGCAACGACTTCATTCTCGGCGGCGACGGCAATGACACCGTGAAAGGCGGCAGCGGCACCGATTATCTGCACGGCGGCAGCGGCGACGACCATCTGTCCGGCGATGGCGAGGCCGACACCCTGATCGGTGCGGAGGGCAACGATCTCATCGATGGCGGCGACGGCGGTGACTATCTGGATGGAAGCACCGGCGACGACATCATCTATGGCGGCCTGGGCTCCGACCAGATCTACGGCGGCGACGGGCTGGACATCCTGGTGGGGAATGCCGGCGGCGACACGCTGGACGGCGGCGCCGGCACCGATCTGCTGAGCGGCTATGAAGGCGACGATCTGGTCCTGGGCGGCGCCGGTGACGACGTGCTCGCCGGCGGCCTCGACCAGGACGCTCTCCATGGGGGCGACGGCAAGGATTCGATCGACGGCGGGGAGGGCAACGACGAGGCCCATGGCGATGCCGGCGACGACGCGATTTCCGGCAGCCTCGGCGACGATCGGCTGTTCGGCGACGCCGGCAAGGACATCATCCTGGGCGGCGACGGCGCCGATACGATCGACGGCGGCGCCGACAACGACACCGTCGAAGCCGGGGCCGGCAACGACCAGATCGACGGCGGCACGGGCAACGACCTCCTGCGCGGCGGCACCGGAAGCGACATCCTGACCGGCGGCGACGGGAACGACACCCTCGTCGGGAACAGCGGCGCCGACATCGCGACGGGCGGCGTCGGCGACGACGTCTATTACATCGACAACCGCTGCGACGTGGTGAACGAACAGCCCGGTGAAGGCAGCGACTGGGTCGTGACCTGCTACTCGACCACCTTGGACAGCACGGTCCAGAATATCGAGAACATCCAGTTCTACGGGCTGTGGGGGCTGACCGCCATCGGCAATGCCGGGGCCAACCGGCTGGTGGGCAACGACGGCAACAACAAGCTCGCCGGGCTGGCCGGCAACGACGTCCTTAGCGGCGGCTTGGGGGCGGACATGCTGGACGGCGGAGCCGGCAAGGACACCCTCACCGGCGGTGCGGGAACGGATACGTTCCGTTTCATGGCCCCGGCCGAGTCCGCCGTCGGTGCCGATCGCGACGTGATCACCGACTTCACCGCCGGGGAGGACAAGATCAACCTTTCCTATATCGACGCGATCGCGGGCGTGTCCGGCAACCAGGGCTTCAGCTTCATCGGCGGCGCCGTCTTCAGCGGCCATGCCGGCGAGTTGCGCTTCGCGGGCGGGATCGTCAGCGGCGACGTCAATGGCGACGGCCATGCCGATTTCGAGATCGGCGTGTCCGTGGCGGCGCTGACGGCCACCGACTTCGTGCTTTGA
- the oppB gene encoding oligopeptide ABC transporter permease OppB encodes MLTYAVRRILGAIPTILVIIAIAFFMIRLAPGGPFANDRPLPVEIKRNLEKAYHLDEPLYMQFGRYMANVLQGDFGPSFKYKDYSVNDLIYQGFPYSLQIGLIAIAIATFFGILFGTIAALKQNSPGDYGTMAIAMVGITIPNFVVAPLLILIFAVTWRVLPAGGIAGGWTSFILPIVALSLPPTAYIARLTRASMIEVLRSNFIRTARAKGLPERITIVRHTLKAGLLPVVSYLGPATAGIITGSVVIEQIFGIPGIGRYFVQASLNRDYTLVMGTVIFFAVLIILFNLMVDLLYGALDPRVRYD; translated from the coding sequence ATGCTGACCTATGCCGTGCGCCGCATCCTCGGCGCCATCCCGACAATCCTCGTGATCATCGCGATCGCGTTCTTCATGATCCGGCTGGCGCCGGGCGGGCCCTTCGCCAACGACCGGCCGCTGCCGGTCGAGATCAAGCGGAACCTGGAGAAGGCCTATCATCTCGACGAGCCGCTCTACATGCAGTTCGGCCGCTACATGGCGAACGTCCTGCAGGGCGATTTCGGACCGTCGTTCAAATACAAGGACTATTCGGTCAACGACCTGATCTATCAGGGCTTTCCCTATTCGCTGCAGATCGGCCTGATCGCGATCGCGATCGCCACCTTCTTCGGCATCCTGTTCGGCACCATCGCCGCCCTGAAGCAGAATTCCCCCGGCGACTACGGCACCATGGCGATCGCCATGGTCGGCATCACCATCCCGAATTTCGTCGTCGCGCCGCTGCTGATCCTGATCTTCGCCGTGACCTGGAGGGTCCTGCCCGCGGGCGGCATCGCCGGCGGCTGGACCTCCTTCATCCTGCCGATCGTGGCGCTGTCGCTGCCGCCCACCGCCTATATCGCGCGGCTGACCCGGGCCAGCATGATCGAGGTGCTGCGCTCGAACTTCATCCGCACCGCCCGGGCCAAGGGCCTGCCGGAGCGGATCACCATCGTCCGTCACACGCTGAAGGCCGGCCTCCTGCCCGTCGTCTCCTATCTCGGCCCCGCCACCGCCGGCATCATCACCGGCTCGGTCGTGATCGAGCAGATCTTCGGCATCCCCGGCATCGGCCGCTATTTCGTGCAGGCCTCGCTGAACCGCGACTACACCCTGGTGATGGGCACGGTGATCTTCTTCGCCGTGCTGATCATCCTGTTCAACCTCATGGTCGACCTGCTGTACGGCGCGCTCGACCCGCGCGTGCGCTACGATTGA
- a CDS encoding COX15/CtaA family protein — translation MHSAPAAAAALRPAAASPARPVALWLLLCAAMVFAMAVIGAVTRLTESGLSIVEWAPIKGALPPLSDQAWQDALAAYKATPEYLYKNTGMSLEAFKQIFFWEWLHRLWGRLIGLVFAAGLAWFWWRGGLDRGLRLRLLGLLVLGGLQGALGWFMVMSGLVDRPSVSHYRLAAHLGLAVLLYALILWTAYRLLLPRLGGFAQAGSLRRHTSFAIGCVAVTMCWGAFVAGLDAGQVYNTFPLMDGRFLPPESFSIIPAWLNVFDNTALVQFTHRWLAIGTALVVLALAVRCSRTPVVGWGHAVGLMVLVQVGLGISTLLAQVPVWLGAMHQAGALVLLALLLALRFVTRPVSESRLR, via the coding sequence ATGCATTCCGCCCCCGCCGCCGCGGCCGCCCTGCGCCCTGCCGCCGCCTCCCCCGCGCGCCCGGTCGCGCTGTGGCTGCTCCTCTGCGCCGCCATGGTCTTCGCCATGGCGGTGATCGGCGCGGTCACGCGGCTGACCGAGAGCGGCCTGTCGATCGTCGAATGGGCGCCGATCAAGGGCGCGCTGCCGCCGCTGTCGGACCAGGCCTGGCAGGACGCCTTAGCCGCCTACAAGGCGACGCCGGAATACCTCTACAAGAACACCGGCATGTCGCTGGAGGCGTTCAAGCAGATCTTCTTCTGGGAATGGCTGCACCGCCTATGGGGCCGGCTGATCGGCCTGGTCTTCGCCGCCGGCCTGGCCTGGTTCTGGTGGCGCGGCGGGCTGGACCGCGGCCTGCGGCTGCGCCTGCTGGGCCTGCTGGTCCTGGGCGGGCTGCAGGGGGCGCTGGGCTGGTTCATGGTGATGAGCGGACTGGTCGACCGGCCCTCGGTCAGCCATTACCGCCTGGCCGCCCATCTCGGCCTCGCCGTGCTGCTCTACGCCCTGATCCTGTGGACCGCCTACCGGCTGCTGCTGCCGCGGCTGGGCGGCTTCGCCCAGGCAGGGTCGCTGCGCCGGCACACCTCGTTCGCGATCGGCTGCGTCGCCGTCACCATGTGCTGGGGCGCCTTCGTCGCCGGGCTCGATGCGGGCCAGGTCTACAACACCTTCCCGCTGATGGACGGCCGGTTCCTGCCGCCGGAATCGTTCAGCATCATCCCGGCCTGGCTGAACGTGTTCGACAACACCGCCCTGGTGCAGTTCACCCATCGCTGGCTGGCGATCGGCACCGCCCTCGTGGTCCTGGCCCTGGCCGTCCGCTGCAGCCGCACGCCGGTGGTCGGCTGGGGTCATGCGGTCGGCTTGATGGTCCTGGTCCAGGTCGGCCTCGGCATCTCCACCCTGCTGGCGCAGGTGCCGGTCTGGCTGGGGGCGATGCACCAGGCCGGGGCCCTCGTGCTGCTCGCCCTGCTGCTCGCGCTGCGTTTCGTCACCCGGCCGGTTTCGGAATCGCGGCTCAGATGA